The following proteins come from a genomic window of Micromonospora zamorensis:
- a CDS encoding UDP-N-acetylmuramoyl-L-alanyl-D-glutamate--2,6-diaminopimelate ligase, whose protein sequence is MRPEPDDGVGSDAVPGNPRPRTVTGVRLGDLAVRLAVDLPADAAEVVVTGATHASQEVHPGDLYAALPGARRHGAEFAAGAAEAGAVALLTDAAGAELAAGSGLPVLVVPDPRAVLGELASAVYGDPTAGLTVIGVTGTAGKTSTAYLIESGLRAAGHTTGLIGTVETRLGDLVIDSVRTTPEATDLHAMLATARERGVTAVVMEVSSHALAMGRVGGVRFAVGGYTNFGSDHLDFHADSDDYFAAKAQLFDGRCAVEVLNHDDPALKPLYKPATVTYSAAGDQGASWWADGVGGEGYAQRFTAHGPDGVVLDAGVALPGRHNVANALLAIAALVGAGVDPTTAAAGVAACRGVPGRLELVDVAAPVRGVVDYAHKSDAIVAALAALRELSAGRLICVIGAGGDRDRGKRPVMGAAAAEGADLVLVTDDNPRTEDPAEIRAEVLAGAYRAGTAARIIEVAGRRAAIDEAVRLSEPGDVIALLGKGHERGQEVAGEVFPFDDSIELADALRARFGDLAVQR, encoded by the coding sequence GTGCGGCCGGAACCGGACGACGGGGTAGGGTCTGACGCCGTGCCCGGCAATCCACGTCCACGTACCGTGACCGGAGTCCGGCTCGGCGATCTCGCCGTCCGACTCGCCGTCGACCTTCCGGCGGACGCCGCCGAGGTGGTCGTCACCGGGGCCACCCACGCCAGCCAGGAGGTCCATCCCGGCGACCTGTACGCGGCGTTGCCCGGCGCTCGCCGGCACGGCGCGGAGTTCGCCGCCGGCGCCGCCGAGGCGGGTGCCGTGGCACTGCTGACCGACGCGGCGGGTGCGGAGCTGGCCGCGGGCAGCGGGCTGCCCGTCCTGGTGGTGCCCGACCCGCGTGCCGTGCTCGGCGAGCTGGCCTCGGCTGTGTACGGCGACCCGACCGCCGGTCTCACCGTGATCGGGGTGACCGGCACCGCCGGGAAGACCTCCACCGCGTACCTGATCGAGTCGGGGCTGCGGGCGGCCGGCCACACCACCGGGTTGATCGGCACGGTCGAGACGCGGCTCGGTGATCTGGTGATCGACAGTGTGCGCACCACTCCGGAGGCGACCGACCTGCACGCCATGCTGGCCACCGCGCGCGAGCGGGGGGTCACCGCGGTGGTCATGGAGGTCTCCAGCCACGCGCTGGCCATGGGTCGCGTGGGCGGCGTCCGGTTCGCCGTCGGCGGCTATACCAACTTCGGCTCCGACCACCTGGACTTCCACGCCGACAGCGACGACTACTTCGCCGCCAAGGCCCAGCTCTTCGACGGGCGGTGCGCGGTCGAGGTGCTCAACCACGACGACCCGGCGCTGAAGCCGCTGTACAAGCCGGCCACCGTCACCTACTCGGCGGCCGGCGACCAGGGCGCGAGCTGGTGGGCCGACGGCGTGGGCGGCGAGGGGTACGCGCAGCGGTTCACCGCGCACGGCCCGGACGGCGTGGTCCTGGACGCCGGGGTGGCACTGCCTGGCCGGCACAACGTGGCGAACGCGCTGCTGGCCATCGCCGCGCTGGTCGGTGCCGGGGTGGACCCGACGACCGCTGCGGCCGGGGTGGCCGCCTGCCGTGGCGTGCCGGGCCGGCTGGAGCTGGTCGACGTCGCCGCGCCGGTGCGCGGCGTTGTCGACTACGCGCACAAGTCGGACGCGATCGTGGCGGCGCTGGCCGCGCTGCGCGAGTTGAGCGCCGGACGCCTGATCTGTGTGATCGGCGCCGGCGGTGACCGGGACCGGGGCAAGCGGCCGGTGATGGGCGCGGCTGCGGCGGAGGGAGCCGACCTGGTGCTGGTGACGGACGACAACCCGCGTACCGAGGACCCGGCGGAGATCCGCGCCGAGGTGCTCGCGGGCGCGTACCGGGCTGGAACGGCCGCCCGGATCATCGAGGTGGCCGGCCGCCGCGCCGCGATCGACGAGGCGGTTCGGCTGTCCGAGCCGGGCGACGTCATCGCGCTGCTCGGCAAGGGGCACGAGCGCGGCCAGGAGGTGGCGGGCGAGGTGTTTCCGTTCGACGACAGCATCGAGCTGGCCGACGCGCTGCGGGCCCGCTTCGGGGACCTGGCGGTCCAGCGGTGA
- a CDS encoding UDP-N-acetylmuramoyl-tripeptide--D-alanyl-D-alanine ligase, translating into MITLSLAEVAAAVDGRLEAADPAATVTGSVEFDSRKVGPGSLFVAFPGEKVDGHDYAATAIQAGAVAVLGSRAVPGVPMVLVDDALTAMGRLARAAVDRLPELTVIGVTGSSGKTTTKDLIGQLTARLGATVAPPGSFNNELGHPYTALQAGPDTRYLVMEKGARGIGHVRYLCELVPPRISVVLNVGTSHIGEFGSQDAIAQAKGELVEALPADGLAVLNADDPRVDAMAGRTGARVVRYGEAPDADVRAEDVTLDERGHPSYTLVTPEGRASVRLGLTGRHQVGNTLAAAAVARELGMPLAELATALGELGLVSTRRMDVFDRPDGVTVIDDSYNANPASMAVAVRALASIGQGRRTVAVLGYMAELGPFERDGHAEVGQLVAELGVDRLLVVGEPAAPIHEGATAVANWGGESVLLTDQAAAVEVLRGELRPGDVVLVKGSRYRTWEVADALRADAGGEPTR; encoded by the coding sequence GTGATCACGCTGAGCCTGGCCGAGGTGGCCGCGGCGGTCGACGGGCGGCTGGAGGCCGCCGATCCCGCCGCCACAGTGACCGGTTCGGTGGAGTTCGACTCCCGCAAGGTGGGGCCCGGTTCGCTCTTCGTGGCCTTCCCCGGTGAGAAGGTCGACGGGCACGACTACGCGGCGACGGCGATCCAGGCCGGCGCGGTGGCGGTGCTCGGCAGCCGTGCGGTGCCCGGGGTGCCGATGGTGCTGGTGGACGACGCCCTGACCGCGATGGGCCGGCTGGCCCGTGCCGCGGTGGACCGGCTGCCGGAGCTGACCGTGATCGGGGTGACCGGCTCCTCCGGCAAGACCACCACGAAGGACCTGATCGGTCAGCTCACCGCCCGGCTCGGGGCCACCGTGGCGCCGCCCGGTTCGTTCAACAACGAGCTGGGTCACCCGTACACCGCGTTGCAGGCCGGGCCGGACACCCGCTACCTGGTGATGGAGAAGGGCGCGCGGGGGATCGGGCACGTGCGGTACCTGTGTGAGCTGGTGCCGCCCCGGATCTCCGTGGTGCTCAACGTCGGCACGTCGCACATCGGCGAGTTCGGCTCGCAGGACGCCATCGCCCAGGCCAAGGGAGAGCTGGTCGAGGCTCTGCCGGCGGACGGGCTGGCGGTGCTGAACGCCGACGACCCGCGGGTGGACGCGATGGCGGGTCGCACCGGGGCCCGGGTGGTCCGCTACGGCGAGGCGCCGGACGCCGACGTGCGCGCCGAGGACGTCACGCTGGACGAGCGGGGGCACCCGTCGTACACGTTGGTCACCCCGGAGGGCCGCGCGTCGGTGCGGCTCGGGCTGACCGGCCGTCACCAGGTCGGCAACACGCTCGCCGCGGCGGCGGTCGCCCGGGAGCTGGGCATGCCGCTGGCCGAGCTGGCCACGGCCCTCGGCGAGCTGGGGCTGGTCTCGACCCGTCGGATGGACGTCTTCGACCGCCCCGACGGGGTGACCGTCATCGACGACTCGTACAACGCCAACCCGGCCTCGATGGCGGTGGCGGTACGGGCGCTGGCCAGTATCGGCCAGGGGCGGCGTACCGTCGCGGTGCTCGGTTACATGGCCGAGCTGGGCCCGTTCGAGCGCGACGGCCACGCCGAGGTCGGCCAACTCGTGGCCGAGCTGGGCGTCGACCGGCTGCTCGTGGTGGGTGAGCCGGCAGCGCCGATCCACGAAGGCGCGACAGCGGTAGCGAACTGGGGAGGAGAGTCGGTGCTGCTCACCGATCAGGCGGCGGCCGTCGAGGTGCTGCGGGGCGAGCTACGACCGGGTGATGTCGTCCTGGTCAAGGGTTCCCGGTATCGGACCTGGGAGGTGGCCGACGCCCTGCGCGCCGACGCCGGTGGGGAGCCAACCCGATGA
- the mraY gene encoding phospho-N-acetylmuramoyl-pentapeptide-transferase has protein sequence MRAVIVAVGVAFLVSLFGTPIAIKLFTRLKAGQPIRSDGPAMHQGKKGTPTMGGVVFILATVIAYVAGHLALTSLPDQQIAQVEPTITALVLLGLMVFSGAVGFLDDFLKVRKRNSAGLNKRGKLLGQILVGAVFGVIALWFPSTMTDGSGLATNTETVGSTTLSFIRDIDALEVSKVGAVIIFIFVVMGATNGVNLTDGLDGLATGASVMVLAAYALIAFWQYRHWCADPNYTQPYCYEVRDPLEIALIAGAAAGACVGFLWWNTSPARIFMGDTGALGLGGLIAGMAMSTRTILLLPIIGGLFVIITMSVVIQIISFKTTGKRVFRMSPLQHHFELAGWSEVNIVVRFWIIAGIGVAIALGLFYSEFLANMT, from the coding sequence ATGAGGGCCGTCATCGTCGCCGTCGGGGTCGCCTTCCTCGTCTCGCTGTTCGGCACCCCGATCGCGATCAAGTTGTTCACCCGGCTCAAGGCCGGTCAGCCGATCCGGTCCGACGGCCCGGCCATGCACCAAGGCAAGAAGGGCACGCCCACGATGGGCGGCGTGGTCTTCATCCTGGCCACGGTGATCGCGTACGTGGCCGGGCACCTGGCCCTGACCAGCCTGCCGGACCAGCAGATCGCCCAGGTGGAGCCGACCATCACGGCGCTGGTGCTGCTGGGGCTGATGGTCTTCTCCGGCGCTGTGGGTTTCCTCGACGACTTCCTCAAGGTGCGCAAGCGCAACAGCGCCGGGCTGAACAAGCGCGGCAAGCTGCTCGGCCAGATCCTGGTCGGCGCGGTCTTCGGGGTGATCGCGCTGTGGTTCCCGAGCACGATGACCGACGGTTCGGGCCTGGCGACCAACACCGAGACGGTGGGCAGCACCACGCTGAGCTTCATCCGGGACATCGACGCCCTGGAGGTCAGCAAGGTCGGCGCGGTGATCATCTTCATCTTCGTGGTGATGGGCGCGACGAACGGCGTCAACCTCACCGACGGCCTCGACGGTCTGGCCACCGGCGCCTCGGTGATGGTGCTCGCCGCGTACGCGTTGATCGCGTTCTGGCAGTACCGGCACTGGTGCGCGGACCCGAACTACACCCAGCCGTACTGCTACGAGGTCCGCGACCCGTTGGAGATCGCGCTGATAGCCGGGGCGGCGGCCGGGGCCTGTGTGGGCTTCCTCTGGTGGAACACGTCCCCGGCACGGATCTTCATGGGCGACACCGGGGCGCTGGGGCTGGGCGGTCTGATCGCCGGCATGGCGATGTCCACCCGCACCATCCTGCTGCTGCCGATCATCGGTGGGCTCTTCGTGATCATCACGATGTCCGTGGTGATCCAGATCATCTCCTTCAAGACCACCGGTAAACGGGTGTTCCGGATGTCGCCCCTGCAGCACCACTTCGAGTTGGCCGGCTGGAGTGAGGTCAACATCGTGGTGCGCTTCTGGATCATCGCGGGCATCGGCGTGGCCATCGCCCTGGGCCTGTTCTACAGCGAGTTCCTCGCCAACATGACCTGA
- a CDS encoding FtsW/RodA/SpoVE family cell cycle protein: protein MDGAGGLAALRGLLARPLASYYLLLSSAGLLLLIGLTMVFSATSVKDYAEDGNASASVTKQAIFAVIGIGAFWVCQRLPASTYRSLGRPLLFTSIGLLLVLNLLVAYARLTKQKSAGFGPVEARLNWLFVGGIQVQPSELAKFALVLWGAHLIARKGAALGWWRELATPLFPVMGLLFVLVGYNDTGTMLCLLALVVGLLWAAGVRMRVFGALTVVGLLGVGLLVAVASLGAGSGERGEDNYRFARLAMFFNPPDPETCKLDGCLQFYQGRLAIEHGGWFGVGLGKGSLKWDWLPEAHNDFIFAIIAEELGVIGCVVVLSLFAVLAYTGFRIARRVDDPFRRLAATAVTTWLVSQAVINIGGVVGLLPITGLPLPFISDGGSALVVTLAGIGMLASFARAEPDAARALHARPPARWVRLLWAPLPPLPGRRRRPATPPAGRGSVPRSRERRHDDQAAPRGVRQDRNRGGTASERRR from the coding sequence TTGGACGGGGCCGGTGGGCTTGCAGCCCTGCGCGGTCTGCTGGCACGACCGCTGGCCTCCTACTACCTGCTGCTGTCCAGCGCCGGCCTGCTGCTGCTGATCGGGCTGACCATGGTCTTCTCGGCGACCAGCGTGAAGGACTACGCCGAGGACGGCAACGCCTCGGCCTCGGTGACCAAGCAGGCGATCTTCGCGGTGATCGGCATCGGGGCGTTCTGGGTCTGCCAGCGCCTGCCCGCCAGCACGTACCGCTCGCTGGGCCGACCGCTGCTGTTCACCTCGATCGGGCTGCTGCTGGTGCTCAACCTGCTGGTCGCCTACGCCCGGCTCACCAAGCAGAAGTCGGCCGGGTTCGGGCCGGTCGAGGCGCGACTGAACTGGCTCTTCGTCGGCGGGATCCAGGTGCAGCCCTCCGAGCTGGCCAAGTTCGCGCTGGTGTTGTGGGGTGCGCACCTGATCGCCCGCAAGGGGGCCGCGCTGGGCTGGTGGCGGGAGCTGGCCACCCCGCTCTTCCCGGTGATGGGCCTGCTCTTCGTCCTGGTCGGCTACAACGACACGGGCACGATGCTCTGCCTGCTCGCCCTGGTGGTGGGTCTGCTCTGGGCCGCCGGCGTCCGCATGCGGGTCTTCGGCGCGCTGACCGTGGTCGGCCTGCTCGGCGTCGGCTTGCTCGTCGCGGTGGCATCGCTGGGCGCCGGCTCCGGCGAGCGGGGCGAGGACAACTACCGCTTCGCCCGGCTGGCCATGTTCTTCAACCCGCCCGACCCGGAGACCTGCAAGCTCGACGGCTGTCTCCAGTTCTACCAGGGTCGACTGGCCATCGAGCACGGCGGCTGGTTCGGTGTCGGGCTGGGCAAGGGCAGCCTGAAGTGGGACTGGCTGCCCGAGGCGCACAACGACTTCATCTTCGCGATCATCGCCGAGGAGTTGGGCGTGATCGGGTGCGTCGTGGTGCTGAGCCTGTTCGCGGTCCTCGCGTACACCGGGTTCCGGATCGCCCGCCGGGTCGACGACCCGTTCCGCCGGCTCGCCGCCACCGCAGTGACCACCTGGCTGGTCAGCCAGGCCGTGATCAACATCGGTGGGGTGGTCGGGCTGCTGCCGATCACCGGTCTGCCGCTGCCGTTCATCTCCGACGGCGGAAGTGCCCTGGTGGTGACGTTGGCGGGCATCGGCATGCTGGCGTCCTTCGCCCGCGCCGAACCTGATGCGGCCCGAGCACTGCATGCCCGTCCGCCGGCCCGGTGGGTCCGACTACTCTGGGCCCCGTTGCCGCCGCTTCCCGGCCGGCGTCGCCGACCGGCGACGCCGCCCGCTGGCCGAGGGTCCGTACCCCGGTCCCGCGAGCGGCGCCATGACGACCAGGCCGCGCCGCGCGGGGTCCGCCAGGACCGCAACCGCGGGGGTACGGCGAGCGAAAGGAGACGCTGA